In the Scomber japonicus isolate fScoJap1 chromosome 18, fScoJap1.pri, whole genome shotgun sequence genome, one interval contains:
- the LOC128379145 gene encoding hsp90 co-chaperone Cdc37, with product MSRIDYSVWDHIEVSDDEDDTHPNIDTPSLFRWRHQARVERMEEFQKMTEDLSKGLSECRRKLAETQKKVKELSISTTDDAKAELSKTQAEEKKLKKEEREWEKKLDKHRQEEKRMPWNVDTLSKEGFSKSVVNVKPDNVEETEEEKEQKHKTFVEKYEKQIKHFGMLRRWDDSQKYLSDNPDLVCEETANYLVIMCIDLEVEEKKALMEQVAHQTIVMQFILELAKSLKMDPRGCFRQFFAKIKTSDQQYQDAFNDELESFKERVRGRAKIRIEKAMKEYEEEERQKRLGPGGLDPVDVYESLPIEMQKCFDDKDIQMLQDVISKMDPTEAKAHMKRCIESGLWVPNSRTDDVDEKGEDGIYEEVKQELEQTKIE from the exons ATGTCCAGAATAGACTACAGCGTGTGGGACCACATCGAGGTGTCAGACGATGAGGATGATACCCACCCAAACATCGACACACCCAGCCTCTTTAGATGGAGACATCAG GCACGTGTGGAGCGGATGGAAGAATTTCAGAAGATGACTGAAGATTTAAGTAAGGGACTCAGTGAATGTCGACGTAAGCTGGCTGAAACACAGAAGAAAGTGAAAGAGCTGAGCATCTCGACAACAGATGATGCCAAAGCAGAGCTGAGCAAAACTCAGGCTGAGGAGAAGAAACTGAAAAAGGAGGAACGAGAGTGGGAGAAGAAGTTGGACAAGCACCgccaggaggagaagaggatgcCATGGAATGTGGACACGCTCAGCAAGGAGGGGTTCAGCAAG AGCGTTGTTAATGTCAAACCTGACAATGTTGAAGAGACcgaagaggagaaggagcaaAAGCATAAAACCTTTGTGGAAAAATATGAGAAGCAGATCAAACATTTTG GTATGTTGCGACGCTGGGATGACAGCCAGAAGTACCTGTCTGACAACCCCGATCTAGTATGTGAAGAGACTGCCAACTACCTGGTCATCATGTGCATCGACCTTGAAGTTGAGGAG AAAAAGGCGCTGATGGAGCAAGTGGCTCATCAGACCATCGTCATGCAGTTCATTCTGGAGTTGGCGAAGAGCCTCAAAATGGACCCCCGCGGGTGCTTTCGTCAGTTCTTTGCCAAGATTAAG ACATCAGATCAGCAGTACCAGGACGCCTTCAATGACGAGCTGGAGTCCTTTAAGGAACGGGTTCGCGGCAGGGCGAAGATCCGCATAGAAAAGGCCATGAAGGAGTACGAGGAAGAGGAGCGACAAAAGCGCTTGGGACCTGGAGGTCTAGATCCTGTTGATGTGTACGAATCCCTGCCAATT GAGATGCAGAAATGCTTTGACGATAAGGACATCCAAATGTTACAGGATGTGATTAGCAAAATGGATCCAACG GAGGCAAAGGCTCACATGAAGAGGTGCATAGAGTCTGGACTCTGGGTCCCCAACTCCAGGACTGATGACGTGGATGAAAAAGGGGAAGATGGTATCTATGAGGAGGTCAAACAGGAGCTGGAGCAAACTAAGATAGAATGA
- the cmc4 gene encoding cx9C motif-containing protein 4 yields MPKKDPCQKQACAIQKCLQANKYVESMCQDVIREMRRCCETHAANSICCSGFKDSKPEKGEQK; encoded by the exons ATGCCAAAGAAAGACCCGTGTCAAAAGCAAGCGTGTGCCATTCAAAAGTGTTTACAAG CTAATAAATACGTGGAGAGCATGTGTCAGGATGTGATCAGAGAGATGCGGCGATGCTGTGAGACGCATGCAGCCAACTCCATCTGCTGCTCAGGCTTCAAGGACTCAAAACCTGAAAAAGGAGAGCAAAAGTGA